The segment GATACGGATGAGGAATGCGGTGCTGAATATCACCTTCATTCAGAACGCCTCCCTCCTCACTTACATAACGCTGCGTATGGTGGGAATCCATCGTGTAAGCGCCCAGGCCGATCGAGTCCTCTGCCGTAATATGACTTAAGCAGTTATGCTCGGTCATGACATAATCCGAAACCATCCGGCGACCTTCACGCACATAGATGTCGTAGGGCCAGTGCTGATGGTCGGCAAACTCATCTTTTGGAAGCCCCCAGCCGGCATAAAAGGCACGAATTTCCCAGGGGACACGCGGGTGGTGCTGCAGGGTCCAGATGAGCCCGCGCTGCCAGTTTTCGTGTGCTTTTTCAACTTCAGCACGTTTGGCATACCCGGCTTCCGCATAATTCCAGTCAGGCCCGTAGTTCATTCCGATAAAATCGCAGGAAACCGGCCCCTCATTATTGGAATCTGTTTTCCGGTTGGGCATCAGGCTGAGCTTGAAAAACCGGGTGGCGCCTTGTTCGATATGACGAAAGAGGATTTCGTACTCACGTTCATCATAGCCCTGGGGCTTCTCAACGGCCATGCGATTCGCGGGAACATCGGTGAGCACCATCCGGTAGCAATAGGACTGCAACCGCCGGTCACCGTCGCCATCCCGCCCACCCGCATCCGGATTGATGTGCGGCAGCAGGCCACTCGCAGGCGCTGAGGGAATGACATACGGACTCAGGGGCGTGATTTTGGAAAACTGGTGACTTTTGGAGCGCCCCGCCTGGATACCGCTGATCGTTTCGTTGTAAACAGAGTTGGCTTCCCGGCCGACGATGTAACTGACGCCTGAGGCCGCGAGCAGATCACCTTCATAAGTGGCATCGATATACACCTTCGCGCGGAATTCCTGCCCGGTTTCGGTGCGGATCGCCATCACTTCAATACCCTTCTTGATGACACCACTCTTCCGGTCAAGCCGGGCGACCACGACACGGACACCTGCTTCGTGTAGCATTTCATTAAGGATCCGCTCCGCCACGCCCGGCTCAAAAACCGTTGCCAGTTCCTTGCTATGGATAAACGCTTCCGCGCCCTGTCCGGCATTTTTGAACTCATTTTGGTTTTCCCAGATCCAGGCCGGTCCTTTGCGATAATGGAGATAGAGTCGGTGGTAGAATTCCCGACTGATCCCCCCCAACACGTTTTCGTCCCCGAAATCAGTCCATCCGAGACCACTGGTAGTCATTCCGCCAAGGTGGTTCGTAACCGAGATAAGCACGACCGATTTACCCATGCGCGCGGCCTGGATGGCCGCCGTTACGCCGCCTGAGCCCCCGCCATACACACACACATCAATAGGGTTATCGGGGGTGTTGAGCTTTTGTGCGGTTTTCATATTAATATTAATTAACTTTCTTTGCCGGAAATTGCAAGGTCACGCAATGCCTAATTGCCCGTTTTCCGAACAGCCCGTTCTGGACTGTTTCTTCTAAACCCACCCTTTTCGAGCTACGTCTAATTGGACTTGGCTAATTGGGCTTGGCTTGACGGATGCCTTTTGCCACTATGAGGCATGAAGAAAATGCATAGGCTTGCACTTTTCCTAGGGCTTTTTTTTTCGGTCGCCATTTCATTTGCCGCAGTTGAAACGCTTCCCATTTCACTCTCCTCACCCCAGGGCTGGTGCACAAAGGCCGCCGCCCAGGCCTTGACCGAATTCCGCGCTCACGCCCCGTCCGACACCAACGCGCTTCTGGAATCCCTGATTTCAACTGGCCAAGCGCTTGAACTGGCCGACGAAACCACTGAAGCGGCGCGCCTGTATGGGCAGGCCATCATGCTCGCCCGAAGCCAAATTCAGAATACCGGGACCAACAAGGAAGCCAGCTTACGCTCCTATATCCAGTCGCTCATTCATCTTGGCGGGGTGGCTTATGACAAAACCCATTACGAGGAAGCCGAGAAACTCTGTCATAGCGCCGTTGAGGCGGCGCGACTCACTTTGCCAGAAAAGGACCTACTGGTTAAGATCGCCCGTAACCGCTATGCGCTCGCACTCGGCCAGCGGTATCAACCCGAACAACGCCGGGCACTCTATCTCTCTCTGGAAGCGTCCTGCGTCAAGGCCTTCGGGAAACGTCACGAAGAGACCGCGCTCGTCCTTGACGAACTCGCGGCGATAGCCATGATAACGTCCGACTATAAACAGGCAGCCAGCTACGCGGCGGAAGCCCTCAAAATCCGTCGCCGCCTCCTGAGCACCAACCACCCCCGTTTGGCGGATTCGATCAACCACCTGGCATCCGTAGATTTCGCCAGGAACAATCGCTCAGATATGGTGCCCCTGCTCAAGGAAGCCCTGAAGATACGAACCGAGGCCTTTGGCCCCGACCATCCCAAGACCGCGCTCTCCCGCAAAAACCTGGAATTGTTCGGGAGCGTCAAATAGTCATATAGCGGCGACCAGGGCAGACGCATCTAAAAATGCTCGAAATAAAGGGGATTTTACCACGGAGACGCGGAGATTCAGGGAGAGAATTCAAAGATAATGTTGCGGAATTTGTAATTCCGGAGTACCGAAATTAAAAATTCCGCAACGGTTTTCTGGAGTAATACCACGAGAAAGAGGGATTAAAGAATACGTGGCACGACCTGGCCAAAGGAACCTGGCCGAAAGAAATGGCCTGCTGTGAGTGAGTCGCACTGTCGAAGTATTCGTCTGTGTTCCTCAAGGAAACCGTGGCGTTTATTCCGCCCACATGTACTCATGAGGGCGGAATAAACGCCACATTTGCATTTTCTGCTCTCTCTAAATCTCCGCTTCTCCGCGGTAAATCTTCCTCGTTTCCCAGTCAGTGCGAATCAGGGGAAGATTCCGTTGTTTTGCGGCATTTAGAGGCGTCTGCCCTGTAGCGGCACAGGACGCCCGAATGCGGATTACCCGTTTTTCTTCTCGAATTCCTTCATGAAGGCCACCAGGGCCTCCACACCGGCGACCGGGAAGGCATTATAAATGGAAGCGCGAATGCCGCCGACCATCCGATGTCCCTTCAAGCCCTTCATCCCCTGCTTTGAGGCTTCCTTGATGAAGGTTTCCTCCAGGGCTTCCGTAGGAAGACGGAAGGTAATATTCATGTCAGAACGGAACTCCTTAACCGCTGTCCCCTTATAAAAAGAGCTGCTGTCGAGGGCATTGTAAATTCGGGCCGCCTTATCCACATTCTGCTTGTAGAGGTTCTCCTGCCCCATTTGCAGGATCCACCGTGTCACCAGCGACAAGACATAGATGCCAAAGGTCGGCGGGGTATTGTAGAGGGAGTTTTCCTCAATATGCGTCTTGTACTTGAGCATGGTGGGTGCGTTGGCAGGAGCCCGCTCCGCCAACTCTTTCCGCATGACCACCAGCGCCAATCCCGACGGGCCCAGATTCTTCTGAGCCCCGGCATAAATCAAGCCGAACTGGTTGATATCGAAGGGACGGGACAGGATATCCGAGGACATATCCGCAACCAGAGGC is part of the bacterium genome and harbors:
- a CDS encoding FAD-dependent oxidoreductase — encoded protein: MKTAQKLNTPDNPIDVCVYGGGSGGVTAAIQAARMGKSVVLISVTNHLGGMTTSGLGWTDFGDENVLGGISREFYHRLYLHYRKGPAWIWENQNEFKNAGQGAEAFIHSKELATVFEPGVAERILNEMLHEAGVRVVVARLDRKSGVIKKGIEVMAIRTETGQEFRAKVYIDATYEGDLLAASGVSYIVGREANSVYNETISGIQAGRSKSHQFSKITPLSPYVIPSAPASGLLPHINPDAGGRDGDGDRRLQSYCYRMVLTDVPANRMAVEKPQGYDEREYEILFRHIEQGATRFFKLSLMPNRKTDSNNEGPVSCDFIGMNYGPDWNYAEAGYAKRAEVEKAHENWQRGLIWTLQHHPRVPWEIRAFYAGWGLPKDEFADHQHWPYDIYVREGRRMVSDYVMTEHNCLSHITAEDSIGLGAYTMDSHHTQRYVSEEGGVLNEGDIQHRIPHPYPIAYRSIVPKASECSNLLVPWALSASHMAFGSIRMEPVFMTLGQSAATAACIAIESGTSVQEVPYPQLKARLLADGQIL
- a CDS encoding tetratricopeptide repeat protein is translated as MHRLALFLGLFFSVAISFAAVETLPISLSSPQGWCTKAAAQALTEFRAHAPSDTNALLESLISTGQALELADETTEAARLYGQAIMLARSQIQNTGTNKEASLRSYIQSLIHLGGVAYDKTHYEEAEKLCHSAVEAARLTLPEKDLLVKIARNRYALALGQRYQPEQRRALYLSLEASCVKAFGKRHEETALVLDELAAIAMITSDYKQAASYAAEALKIRRRLLSTNHPRLADSINHLASVDFARNNRSDMVPLLKEALKIRTEAFGPDHPKTALSRKNLELFGSVK
- the serC gene encoding 3-phosphoserine/phosphohydroxythreonine transaminase, which translates into the protein MARVFNFGAGPAVLPVEVLEEVQKELLDFKGSGMSIMEHSHRGKEYDAVHLEAVENVKKLLKLSDDYSVLFIQGGASMQFAMVPMNLLGAGQSADYVNSGTWADKAVKEAKLVGAVNVIANTGKDIPTRMPKNGDLKFTKGAAYVHITSNETISGAQWKVFPKTEAPLVADMSSDILSRPFDINQFGLIYAGAQKNLGPSGLALVVMRKELAERAPANAPTMLKYKTHIEENSLYNTPPTFGIYVLSLVTRWILQMGQENLYKQNVDKAARIYNALDSSSFYKGTAVKEFRSDMNITFRLPTEALEETFIKEASKQGMKGLKGHRMVGGIRASIYNAFPVAGVEALVAFMKEFEKKNG